The following are from one region of the Streptomyces decoyicus genome:
- a CDS encoding DUF1876 domain-containing protein translates to MTATKTWNAEISITETDSEVRAEARLRGKDGGQMVGQGAARCNPADENIPAIGDELAVARAMSDLSHQLLQRAAHDIEVHTARPVERLRV, encoded by the coding sequence GTGACTGCCACGAAGACATGGAACGCCGAGATCAGCATCACCGAGACCGACAGCGAGGTCCGGGCCGAGGCCAGGCTGCGCGGCAAGGACGGCGGGCAGATGGTCGGCCAGGGAGCGGCGCGCTGCAACCCCGCCGACGAGAACATCCCGGCCATCGGGGACGAGCTGGCGGTGGCGCGGGCGATGTCGGACCTCAGCCACCAGCTGCTTCAGCGGGCCGCACACGACATCGAGGTGCACACGGCCCGGCCGGTGGAACGGCTGCGCGTCTGA
- a CDS encoding DUF4097 family beta strand repeat-containing protein, with protein MRKRVRYIGVLTMAALGACGISACGVLPGKTLKDDAVVSKKITAIRLDSTSGGLTVHGGKGGGRVSVHRSVRYHGERPEGATHRIEDGALVLGGCGEDCSVNYTVELPKGIPVSGETSSGAVDLSGVGPVKVTTSSGDIDLDGVAGTVDARTSDGGITGRGLAGKRITAQTSNGEIDLTPAVAQNVRARTSNGTITLQLPKGPYRVSAQTSNGDKHLGIAQDPAGRFQLDLTTSNGDITAKPA; from the coding sequence ATGCGCAAGCGCGTCCGCTATATCGGGGTCCTCACGATGGCCGCCCTCGGGGCATGCGGCATCAGCGCCTGCGGAGTGCTGCCCGGGAAGACCCTGAAGGACGACGCCGTGGTGTCGAAGAAGATCACGGCCATCCGGCTGGACAGCACCTCCGGGGGCCTTACGGTGCACGGCGGCAAGGGCGGCGGCAGGGTCTCGGTCCACCGCTCGGTGAGGTACCACGGCGAACGGCCCGAAGGGGCCACGCACCGGATCGAGGACGGGGCGCTGGTGCTCGGCGGCTGTGGCGAGGACTGCTCGGTGAACTACACGGTCGAGCTGCCGAAGGGCATCCCGGTCAGCGGTGAGACCTCCTCCGGGGCGGTGGATCTGAGCGGGGTGGGCCCGGTGAAGGTGACCACCAGCTCCGGGGACATCGACCTGGACGGCGTGGCCGGCACGGTCGACGCACGGACCTCCGACGGCGGGATCACCGGACGCGGCCTGGCGGGCAAGCGCATCACGGCGCAGACCTCCAACGGGGAGATCGATCTGACCCCGGCCGTCGCCCAGAACGTCCGGGCGAGGACGTCCAACGGCACCATCACCCTGCAACTGCCGAAGGGCCCGTACCGCGTCTCCGCACAGACCAGCAACGGCGACAAACACCTGGGCATCGCCCAGGACCCGGCGGGACGCTTCCAGCTGGACCTGACCACCAGCAACGGGGACATCACCGCAAAGCCCGCCTGA
- a CDS encoding LCP family protein: MTRRGRILAWTGGTLGVLLLGTAGVGAWVYQHLDGNIRGVDIGVDGARPVNLSPGSKNILVVGSDSRAGANAKYGKNLSTMQSDTLMVLHIAADRKWATALSFPRDSWVQIPACTRGNGSKSSPHHFKINEAFSIGGDSGSIRKAAACTIKTVEKNTGLRIDHFTSVDFQGFKGMVNALGGIEVCPKHAIHDKKAHLDMDAGCQNVRDEKALGYVRTRYSVGDGSDLGRIGRQQEFMKALGAKAQSKLTSPGELYDFLDSATKSITTDNALAGVKPLYDLAATVKDIPTDRLTFLTVPNYYREADVPTDKANVVWQYPQAGRLFSDLAHDREIGAAGKKKLAEAAKNPVTARSVQVRVLNGTGVPGRAASAADQLRGLGFTVVATGNAPGTDKTTVTYPAALKTQSAVLASRLAGTKATQSAEAAPGAVTLTIGPDFPADMP, from the coding sequence ATGACCCGCCGCGGCCGCATCCTCGCCTGGACCGGCGGCACGCTCGGCGTGCTGCTGCTCGGCACGGCCGGCGTCGGGGCGTGGGTCTACCAGCACCTGGACGGCAATATCCGCGGTGTGGACATCGGGGTCGACGGCGCCCGGCCGGTCAACCTCAGCCCCGGGTCCAAGAACATCCTGGTCGTCGGCTCCGACAGCCGCGCGGGTGCCAACGCCAAGTACGGCAAGAACCTCAGCACCATGCAGTCGGACACGCTGATGGTGCTGCACATCGCCGCCGACCGTAAATGGGCGACCGCGCTGTCCTTCCCCCGCGACTCGTGGGTGCAGATCCCCGCCTGCACCCGCGGCAACGGCTCGAAGTCGTCCCCGCACCACTTCAAGATCAACGAGGCGTTCTCGATCGGCGGTGACTCCGGCAGCATCCGCAAGGCCGCCGCCTGCACGATCAAGACCGTCGAGAAGAACACCGGGCTGCGCATCGACCACTTCACCTCGGTCGACTTCCAGGGCTTCAAGGGCATGGTCAACGCGCTGGGCGGCATAGAGGTCTGCCCCAAGCACGCCATCCACGACAAGAAGGCCCATCTGGACATGGACGCGGGCTGCCAGAACGTCCGGGACGAGAAGGCGCTCGGCTACGTCCGCACCCGCTACAGCGTCGGCGACGGCTCCGACCTCGGCCGCATCGGCCGCCAGCAGGAGTTCATGAAGGCGCTGGGCGCCAAGGCCCAGTCCAAGCTCACCAGCCCCGGCGAGCTCTACGACTTCCTGGACTCGGCCACCAAATCCATCACCACCGACAACGCCCTGGCCGGCGTCAAGCCGCTCTACGACCTGGCCGCGACCGTCAAGGACATCCCCACCGACCGCCTCACCTTCCTGACCGTCCCCAACTACTACCGCGAGGCCGACGTCCCCACCGACAAGGCCAATGTGGTCTGGCAGTATCCGCAGGCCGGCCGGCTCTTCAGCGACCTCGCGCACGACCGCGAGATCGGCGCCGCCGGAAAGAAGAAGCTCGCCGAGGCCGCAAAGAACCCGGTGACCGCGCGCTCCGTGCAGGTCCGCGTCCTCAACGGGACCGGCGTACCCGGCCGGGCCGCCTCCGCCGCCGACCAGCTGCGGGGGCTCGGCTTCACGGTCGTCGCCACCGGCAACGCCCCGGGGACGGACAAGACCACCGTCACCTACCCGGCCGCACTCAAGACACAGAGCGCGGTGCTCGCCTCCCGTCTCGCCGGCACCAAGGCCACGCAGTCGGCCGAGGCGGCACCGGGCGCGGTGACGCTGACGATCGGGCCGGACTTCCCGGCGGACATGCCCTGA